From Camelina sativa cultivar DH55 chromosome 20, Cs, whole genome shotgun sequence, the proteins below share one genomic window:
- the LOC104771720 gene encoding F-box protein At1g30790-like, which yields MAGVLAGECSYSESGVSSHSRNSHEKQDKKVDMRGEDGVCSGSISNLALYIPLDLTIEILKRLPAKSLKRFQCVSKEWISIIQNQVFIDSFCSMSQTRSRFLVAVRITENRVILLSTSHKETKVPTTSLVTNLPMKIRSCRQNPIRYTSLHTYPEMTLSGFPVDLVHCSSIHGLFGLSHPSDPGRFTICNPSTREVITLPDIKASSGTREHIYMFLGYDPVGNVYKALCSTSWHGQPCQEHMVLTIGGGNLSWRSIKGRKIPRYTVLTNGICINGMVYYGVSTTLRQEKRFFIFRFNVRGECIGSINTYWPVIKHGSLINFNGRVAGVRPLPRAPPGSFDLWILDDFDKKRHWYRKGLTVHPLLLHLSGNIELKILGVNKSYEVVIGPLKFPPKHEPLYIYYYNKGGVKLIRRVELKGFEKFGCNHSSEEQCVCQVLFSPEHFESLLSL from the coding sequence ATGGCTGGAGTACTAGCTGGGGAATGTTCTTACAGTGAGAGTGGAGTTTCATCACACTCAAGGAATTCTCATGAAAAGCAAGACAAGAAGGTTGACATGAGAGGTGAGGATGGTGTATGTAGCGGCTCAATCAGCAACTTAGCTCTTTATATCCCTCTTGATCTGACGATTGAGATTCTGAAGAGATTGCCGGCTAAATCTCTTAAAAGGTTCCAATGTGTATCCAAGGAATGGATATCCATCATCCAAAACCAAGTTTTCATCGATTCGTTCTGCTCAATGTCCCAGACTCGGTCACGGTTTCTAGTCGCTGTTCGTATTACTGAGAACCGTGTAATCCTCTTATCGACTtcacacaaagaaacaaaggTACCAACTACTTCTTTGGTTACCAATCTTCCAATGAAAATACGCAGTTGCCGGCAGAACCCTATTCGTTATACTTCTTTGCATACATATCCCGAAATGACACTGTCCGGTTTCCCTGTGGACCTTGTTCATTGCTCTTCCATCCATGGATTGTTCGGTTTGTCACATCCTTCAGATCCAGGTCGGTTCACgatatgtaaccctagcacTAGAGAAGTCATAACATTGCCGGATATCAAAGCTTCTAGTGGTACAAGAGAGcacatatatatgttcttgGGATATGATCCTGTTGGTAATGTATACAAAGCATTGTGTAGCACGTCTTGGCATGGCCAACCTTGTCAAGAGCACATGGTTTTAACAATTGGAGGAGGAAATCTTTCATGGAGAAGCATCAAAGGTAGAAAAATCCCGCGTTATACAGTTCTAACAAATGGAATATGCATTAATGGGATGGTGTATTACGGTGTGTCGACTACCTTGAGACAAGAGaagagattttttatttttcgttttaacGTTAGAGGTGAGTGCATAGGTTCGATCAACACATATTGGCCGGTCATAAAACATGGATCATTGATCAACTTCAATGGGAGGGTAGCCGGGGTTAGGCCCTTACCACGTGCTCCTCCCGGTAGTTTTGATTTGTGGATTCTAGATGACTTTGACAAAAAACGCCACTGGTATAGGAAAGGACTAACTGTCCACCCTTTGTTGTTGCATTTGTCCGGGAATATTGAGTTAAAAATCTTAGGGGTGAACAAAAGCTACGAGGTCGTTATAGGTCCGCTAAAGTTTCCTCCCAAGCATGAGCCATTGTACATTTACTACTATAACAAAGGAGGCGTGAAGTTAATCAGAAGGGTTGAACTTAAAGGATTTGAAAAGTTTGGGTGCAATCATTCAAGTGAAGAGCAATGTGTATGTCAAGTCCTTTTCTCACCGGAACACTTTGAAAGTCTCCTGTCTTTATAg